ACTTCGCACCTCGTGGTCGTATTCCGCGATGATCGAGACGCGGTCCAGGAACACCGCCTTGATCGCCTCCTGCCAGGGCCAGAGCGACAGGGGATAGTAGCTCAGCGGACGGTAATCGGCATTCAGCACAAGCGCCGGGTAGTGGCGCAGGCTGGCCGGTTCGCGCACGAACTGGGTTCTGAAATCCGTGTGGTGATGGTCGTCCAGCATAGCGACTTCCCGTCTGCCCCAAGGGGTTGACCGGGGCGCCCGTCAGATCCGTTGCGTCGACTATATCTGGCGTCGGGCATCTGGCAAGCCCCCCGCATCTATTCGCGACAACTCAGCCAATAGCTGCCGGGCATGACGGCAGCATGACAGGCGGCGGGAGGCCGCCGGTCATGCCGTCGCGAGGGGGACGGGGGGACGCCCCCGGTCGGTCGGGGATCAGTCGGGCAGGCGCTCGCGCAGGAAGGCCAGCGCCACGGACAGCCCGTCGGGGGCGATGCCGTGGCCGGTGCCCTCCATCACATGGCCATAGACGGTGAAGCCCGCCTCCTGCAGGGTCTGGCCCGCCAGCGCCATGTCGTCGAAGGGGACCATCTCGTCCTTGTCGCCGTGGATCAGCAGGACCGGCGGCTTGACCCGCGCCTCTTCGGCCAGGGTCTCGGGCGACAGAAGCCGGCCCGAGAAGCCGACGATCCCCGCCACCGCCCGCGCGCGGCGCGGGGCGACATGCAGCGCCATCATCGTGCCCTGCGAGAAACCCACCAGCACCATGCGCTCGGGCGTCAGCCCCTCGTCGGCCAGCACGCGGTCCAGGAAGGCGTCCAGCATCGTGACCGACCGGCCCATGCTGGAGCGGGCATCCGCCTCGGACGAGCCGTCCAGCCAAGGGATCGGAAACCACTGGTTGCCCATCGGATTGTTGCGCGACGGCTCGGGCGCGTCGGGGGCGTAGAAGGCGGTCTGCGGCAGATGCGGGGCCAGCGGATCGGCCAGTCCCAGCAGGTCCGAGCCGTCGGCCCCGTAGCCATGCAGGAAGACCACGACCGAGGTCGCCTTGGCGGGGCCCTTGCGGGCGGATGTCAGCGTCTCGGTCATGTTGTTCCCTCGCGTCCTTTGGCCAGCCGGTAATAGGCCCACAGCCCCCGCGCCGCAACCGCGCGCCACGGCTGCCACGGTTCGGCCAGCGCCCGCAGCGCGGCAGTACCGGGGCGGGCGGGCAGGTCGTACATGATCCGCGCGGCCTCCCGCAGGGCCAGATCGCCCGCCGCGAAGACATCGGCGCGACCCAGCGCGAATTTCAGGTAGATCTCGGCGGTCCAGACGCCCACGCCGGGCAGCGCCACCAGCGCGGCCACCGCCCGGTCGTCGGGCAGCGCGCGCAGCCCCGCCCAGTCCAGCCCGGCCCCGGCGATGCCCCGCAGATAGCGCTGCTTGGGCCGCGACAGGCCCGCCGCGCGCAAATCCTCGTCCGAGGCGTCGCGCATCGCGACCTCGTCGGTCAGGCCCGCCGCCTGCAGCCGCGCCCAGATCGCCCCGGCGGCGGCGACCGAAATCTGCTGGCCGACGATGGCGCTGGCCATGGCCGCGAAGCCGTCAGCGCTTCGGCGCAGCGGCAGCGGCCCCAGGTCGGGCAGCACCCGCGCCCAGACCGGGCAGATGGCCGCCAGATGGGCGCAGCCCGCGTCCAGGTCGGCCTGCGTCTCGATCAGTCGGATTGCGGACGGCATCACGGTCGTCGGGGCTTCAGCCACCGGCCCGCGCCTCCAGCCTCAGCCGCGTCTCCCAGGCCATCGAGATGTGCTGGCGCAGCGCGCGGTCGGCGGCCTGCCCGTCGCCCGCCGCGATCGCCTCCACGATGCGGCCATGCTCGGCCAGCGCCGTCTCTCCGCGCCCCTCGGCGGCCAGCGAGGTCCGCGCCATCAGCGCCATCGTCCGGTGCACCAGGTCCAGCTGCTGGACCAGATAGCGGTTGTGCGAGGCCAGGTGGATCTGGCGGTGGAAGCGCTTGTTGCTGCGGGCCAGCACTTCGGGGTCGCCCTTGGCGCGGCGGTCCTCGTCGACCATCTGGGCCAGCACGCGCACCTCCTCGGGGGTGGCGTGGCGGGCGGCCAGGCGCCCGGCCAGCGCTTCCAGCTCGGCGCGCACGGTGTACAGCTCGGCCAGCTGGTTGTGATCCAGCGAGGCCACGATCAGGCTGCGCCCGTCGCGCACCAGCATGGCCTGCGTCTCCAGCCGCTGCAGGGCCTCGCGCACAGGCGTGCGGCTGACGCCGAAGCGTTCGGCCAGCTCGGATTCGACCAGCCGGTCGCCGGGCCGATAGGTGCCGCCCTCGATGGCGGTCAGGATCAGGGAATAGGCATCTTTCATGGACCCGACGATTGGCCCTGCGCTTGCAAATTGCAAGCGCGCGCCGGTCCGGCTATGCCCTGCGCATGGATTTTTCAAACGTTCGGGTCTGGATCTTCGATCTGGACAACACCCTCTACCCGCCCGAGGCGCAGCTGTTCGCGCAGATCGAGACGCGGATGACCGCCTGGATGATGCGCAGCCTGGGCGTCCCGCAGGATCACGCCAACCGTCTGCGGGCCGACTACTGGCGGCTGCACGGCACCACGCTGGCCGGGCTGATGGCCGAGCATGCGATGGACCCGGCCGACTATCTGGCCGACGTGCATGACATCGACTTCTCGGTGCTGACCCCCGATCCCGATCTGGCGCAGGCCATCGCGGCCCTGCCGGGGCGGCGGATCATCCACACCAATGGCGATGCCGCCTATGCCCGGCGCGTGCTGGCCGCCCGCCACCTGCCCGAGGACCTGTTCGAGGCGGTCTATGGCATCGAGGAGACCGGCTTTCACCCCAAGCCCGGGGCCGAGGCCTTCGACCGCGTGCTGACGGCGGCCAGGATCGACCCGCACCAGGCCGCCTTCTTCGAGGACGACCCCCGCAACCTGATCGTGCCGCACAGCCTCGGGATGCGCACGGTTCTGGTGGGCACCGGCCGCCACGGCCCCGAGGCGCTGACCGGCGCGCCCGGGCCCCATGTCCAGCACCAGACCCATGACCTGACGGGCTTCCTGCGCGGGCTTGACTTGGCCTGCGACAGCGTCCCCCCTTCCCCCTGACGCGCCCGGGGGCAGGATGGCCCGACACGCAAGCGGGGATGCCTCCATGACCGGCACGACCATCGACGACATCGACATCCTGATCTCGGGCGGCGGCATCGCCGGGCTGATCGCGGCGGCGGCCTTCGGGGCCGAGGGGTTCTCGACCCTCTGCGTCGATCCCGCGCCCCCGGTGACCGAGGAGGGGGCGGCGGGCGCCGACCTGCGCTCGACCGCCTTCCTGATGCCCTCG
Above is a window of Paracoccus liaowanqingii DNA encoding:
- a CDS encoding GntR family transcriptional regulator, which produces MKDAYSLILTAIEGGTYRPGDRLVESELAERFGVSRTPVREALQRLETQAMLVRDGRSLIVASLDHNQLAELYTVRAELEALAGRLAARHATPEEVRVLAQMVDEDRRAKGDPEVLARSNKRFHRQIHLASHNRYLVQQLDLVHRTMALMARTSLAAEGRGETALAEHGRIVEAIAAGDGQAADRALRQHISMAWETRLRLEARAGG
- a CDS encoding alpha/beta hydrolase, which gives rise to MTETLTSARKGPAKATSVVVFLHGYGADGSDLLGLADPLAPHLPQTAFYAPDAPEPSRNNPMGNQWFPIPWLDGSSEADARSSMGRSVTMLDAFLDRVLADEGLTPERMVLVGFSQGTMMALHVAPRRARAVAGIVGFSGRLLSPETLAEEARVKPPVLLIHGDKDEMVPFDDMALAGQTLQEAGFTVYGHVMEGTGHGIAPDGLSVALAFLRERLPD
- a CDS encoding DNA-3-methyladenine glycosylase family protein, whose protein sequence is MPSAIRLIETQADLDAGCAHLAAICPVWARVLPDLGPLPLRRSADGFAAMASAIVGQQISVAAAGAIWARLQAAGLTDEVAMRDASDEDLRAAGLSRPKQRYLRGIAGAGLDWAGLRALPDDRAVAALVALPGVGVWTAEIYLKFALGRADVFAAGDLALREAARIMYDLPARPGTAALRALAEPWQPWRAVAARGLWAYYRLAKGREGTT
- a CDS encoding pyrimidine 5'-nucleotidase; translated protein: MDFSNVRVWIFDLDNTLYPPEAQLFAQIETRMTAWMMRSLGVPQDHANRLRADYWRLHGTTLAGLMAEHAMDPADYLADVHDIDFSVLTPDPDLAQAIAALPGRRIIHTNGDAAYARRVLAARHLPEDLFEAVYGIEETGFHPKPGAEAFDRVLTAARIDPHQAAFFEDDPRNLIVPHSLGMRTVLVGTGRHGPEALTGAPGPHVQHQTHDLTGFLRGLDLACDSVPPSP